In Pseudonocardia sp. DSM 110487, the sequence TGATCGGCAAGACGCTCGCCCTCGCCGCGACGAACGAGGGGCGGCACGCGATGCTCGCCGCGGACTACGGCGGCGAGATGCGCGGCGGCCCCTCGAACGCCTCCGTCGTGATCGGTGACGAGCCGCTGCGCTCGCTGCCGATCCTGCCGAGCGCGGGCGCCGCGATCGTGGCCAGCCACAAGTTCACCGGTCCCGTCCCGGAGCGGCTGCGCCCCGGCGGGCTGCTACTGGTCAACTCCTCGATCGTCGACGGATCGGTGGGCCGGGCCACCCACCGCGTGGTGGAGGTGCCGGCCACATCGATGGCCGCCGAGCTCGGGGCTCCGCAGGCGGGCGGTTTCGTGCTGCTCGGGGCGTTCAACCGGCTGACCGGTCTGGTGACGCACGACGGGCTGGTCGGGGCGATGACCTCGTTGCTGCCGCCCTACCGCGCCCAGCACGCCGCGAAGAACGCCGAGGCACTCGCTGCGGGGGCGGCAGCGGTGGCCGAGCAGGCGGTGGCGTCATGAGCCTGCAACTCCTAGAAGGCGCTACCGCGATCGGGGAGTCGGCGATCCTCGCAGGCTGCCGGTTCTTCGCCGGCTATCCCATGTCGCCGTTCACGCCGCTGCTCGAGCACATGTCCCGCGCGCTGCCCGCGGCCGGGGGCGTGTGCATCAACGCCGAGAGCGAGATCGAGGGCGTGAACATGGCGCTCGGCGCAGGCGCCACCGGCGCGCGGGCTGCTACCGGCTCGTGCGGGCAGGGCATCGCGCTCATGCAGGAGGCCATCGCAGAGGCCGCGCTGAACGAGACGCCGATGGTCGTGTTCAACATGGCCCGCAATCAGCAGGACTACTTCCAGGCCACCCGGGGCGGCGGCTGGGGCGACTACCGCACGATCACGCTCGCGCCCAAGGACGTCCCGGAGGCCGTCGAGCACACCCAGCTGCTGTTCCACCTCTCGCAGCTCTACCGGGCGCCGACGATGCTCTACGGCGATCCGCTGCTCGCCCAGACCCGGGTCGGCGTCCAACTGCGGAAGATCGACTTCGGCGCGCTGCCGGCCCAGGACTGGGCGCTCGACGGCACCCGCGGCGGCACCGGCAGCTCGCGCCAGATCTGGACGTGGGCCATGGGCAAGGCCACCGACCCCGGCCTCGGTCCGGACGGGCACTGGCGGCAGGTCGCCACCAAGTTCGACTGGATCGCCGAGGTCGAGCAGCGCAGCGAGAGCCGCTACGCCGACGATTGCGACACGCTCGTCGTCTCGTTCGGGTCGGCGGCCAAGTTCGTCGAGTACGTCGTCGAGGAACTGCGCGCGGAGGGCCACCGGGTCGGCTGGTTCCGGCCGATCACGCTGTGGCCGTTCCCCGGACCCGCGCTCGCGACGGCCACCCGCGGTGCCCGGCGCGTGCTCGTGTTCGAGCTCAACGCGGGTCAGATGATCGACGACGTCCGCCAGCACGCCCACGACCGGGACACCATCCGGTTCATCGGTGGGGTGAGCATCCACGAGTCGGGCCTGTCGTTCGGCCCGCTGCTCGACGCGCCGGAGATCCGCGCCCGGATCACGAGGAGCATGTGATGACCCAGGACCTCGAGCTCGTCCCGACCGACCGGCCGCCGGACGGCGCGCGCAAGGTGGCGGACTTCCGCCCGTCGCTGATGCTCGGCGAGCACTCGCTGTGCCCGGGCTGCGGCGAGCCGGTCGCCCTGCGGATCTTGCTGGAGACGCTGCAGGACCTCGGCATCGTCCAGCGTTCGATCGGCGTCGTGGGGCACGGCTGCTACGGCAGCTTCGTGCGGATCATGGACGTCGACGTGCTGCAGTGCCTGCACGGGCGGGCCCCGTCGTGTGCCACGGGGATCAAGCGGATGCGCCCCGAGGCTGCTGTCTTCACGATGCAGGGCGACGGGGACATGGTGAACGAGGGACTGCAGGAGGTCCTGCACACGGCGGCGCGCGGGGAGGACGTCACCGCGATCCTGCTCAACAACGGGGTGTTCGGCGACACCGGCGGCCAGCAGACCGCCACCACCGTGCTCGGCCAGCGCACCAAGACCAGCATCGAGGGCCGCGACGCCGGGCGGCACGGCCACCCCATCCCGGTCGCGGACCTCGTCGCGCGGCTCGACGGGGTCGCCTACGTCGCGCGCGGCGCCGTCGGCACCGCAGGGTCCGTCGCCCGGACCAAGCGGATGATCCGCACCGCCTTCGAGAGCCAGCTCGCGGGCGAGGGCTTCAGCCTCGTCGAGATCCTCACGATGTGCCCCACCGGCTGGTTCGTGGGCGCGCCGCAGGGGCCGGACTACATGGCCGAGTCGATGGAACAGGTCTATCCGCTCGGCGAGCTGCGATCCCGGAAGGGGGCGGCGTGATGGCAGGCCTGACCCCGGCCGAGGCGCGGTCCCGCCTGGTCCGGATCAAGACGAGCGACGCGGTCGCCGATCACATCCTCGACCTGCTGTTCGCGGGCGAGCTGCGTGCGGGCGACCGCATCGACATCGACGGCATGGCGGAGGGGCTCGGCGTGAGCCGGGCACCGGTCCGCGAGGCGCTGGTGATGCTCGAGCGCGACGGGCTGGTGGAGATCCGCTACCACCGCGGCGCGTTCGTCGCGGGCTTCGACGCCACCGCGGTGCGCGAGAGCTTCGAGCTGTACGCGCTGCTCAGCGCGCTCACCAGCAGGCGGGTCGCGGCCCGGCGGGACGAGGCGGTGCTGGCGGGGCTCCGCGCGGCGATCGCGGACGTCGAGGCGGCGGGGAGCGTCGAGGAGTTCGAGGAGCGGGCGCGCGAGTACCGCAGGCTCGTGAACGTCGCGGTCGCGGGGAGCAGGTTGCGGGCGGTGCTGCGGACCTTCGGCGGCCTCGTCCCCGCTGCGTCCCGGCTGTCGATGCCCCGTTCGCTCGACGACGAGCGCAGGCTGCTGCGCGCCGAGCACGAGGCCATCGAGCGCGGCGACCCGGACGCCGCGGCGGCGGCCGTCGTCGACCACATCGGGATGCTGGGCGAGCTCGCGGTGCATACCCTGCGGCAGCGGGGTGTGATCGGCGACGAGGACAGCGGGGGAGCGCCCCGTTCCGACGCGCTCCGTGCTCTTGCGGCGCTGGAGGGGCGATGAGGGAGTCCAGGGGCACGGTCGTCATCGATATTGAGCGCTGTAAGGGCTGCGAGCTGTGCATCAGCGCGTGCCCGCCGAACGTGCTCCTGATGTCCGGCGAGGTCAACGAGACCGGCTACCGCTACCCGCTGCTGCAGCAAGGCTGCACGGGTTGCACCGCCTGCCAGATGGTCTGCCCGGACCAGGTCTTCGAGGTCTACCGGTTGGGGGTTCGGTGAGAGCCAGGACGTTCCTCGCGGTCAACCTCGGCAACGCGCTCGAGTGGTACGACTGGGCGATCTTCGCCATCTTCGCCGTGTACTTCGCCGACGACTTCTTCGACGCGGGCAGCAGCGTCTCCAACCTGCTCTCGACCCTCGCCGTGTTCGCCGCTGGCTTCGTGATGCGCCCGCTGGGCGGCGTCGTGTTCGGCCGGATCGCCGACCGCCGCGGGCGGGGCTTCGTCCTCGTGCTGACGATGTCGCTCGTCGCGGCGTGCAGCATCCTGCTGGCGATCAGCCCCACTTACGCCCAGGTCGGACTGCTGGCCTCCGGGTGGCTCTTCCTCTCCCGGTGCGTGCAGGGCTTCGCGCACGGTGGCGAGCTCGGCGGCTCGTACACCTACATCGCCGAGGTGGCCCGCCCGCACAACCGGGGCTTGTGGGGCAGCACGATCGTCATGTCCACCGTGGCCGGCACCGTGCTCGCCACGCTCGTGGGCGCGCTGCTGCGGGCCGGGCTGCCGCAGGAGCAGATGGCGAGCTGGGGATGGCGGATCCCGTTCGTGATCGGTGGGTTGCTGGGGCTGCTCGCGCTGTGGATGCGCCGGAACCTGCGCGAGCCGGAGGTATTCGCGGCCCAGCCACCCGACCACACGGGTCCGTCGCTCTGGGAGCAGCGCGGCTCCCTGCTGAGGGTCGTCGCGATCGTCGCGGGCACCACGCTGTTCAACTACGTCTGGTCGGTGAGCGCCCCCGCGTATGCCATCAGCTTCCACGGTGTGGACGACGCCGCGGCGCTGTGGGTGGGCGTGGTCGCGAACGTCGTGTTCATGGCGGCGCTCCCGGCGGCCGCGATCGTGTCCGAGCGGTTCGGTCGCCGATTCAACCTGGTCGTCTGGGGTGTCGGCGTCGCCGTGCTGGCGTTCCCGCTCTCGGCGCTGCTCGGCCCGAGCCCGGCGAGCCTGCTGCTCGCGATGTGCCTCGCGCTGGTGCTGCAGTCGCTGGGTGCGAGCATCCAGGTGGCCTGGTTCGCCGAGCTGTTCACCACCCGGTCCCGCGCCACCGGCGTGGGGCTGGCGGTGTCGGTCTCGGCGGCGCTGTTCGGCGGCACGGCGCCCTACCTCAACGCGTGGCTCACCGCGCGCGGCACCCCCGGCTACTTCACGGCGTACACGATCGTCCTGGCGCTGGTGTGCGTAGCGGCGGCAGCGCTGACCCCGGAGACGAGGGGCACGGACCTAGGCACCGATTCCGACGAACGGCGCGTTCGTTGGAACCTATCCGACGAACGCGCCGCTCGTCGGAAGGGGATCGGGGCCTGAGCGCGGTGAGCCGGGTCGCCGTCGTGGGGGTCGGCGCGGTGGGGGCCGTGACGGCTGCGGCTCTGGAGGAGGCCGGCCGTCACGAGGTGCTGCTCTGCGTTCGGCGGCCTCGCCCTGCTCCGACCGTCCGGTGGGAGGAGGGCGGCCGCCACCGCCTGCGGGCGCCGCTCCTGACCGACCCCGCACAGGCGGGCGGGCCCGTCGATCTCGTGGTGCTGGCGGTGAAGGCGCACCAGACCGCGGGTGCCTCGGCCTGGCTGCGGCGGCTGCGCACGGACGGCACCCCGGTTCTGGTGCTGCAGAACGGCGTGGAGCACGCCGAGCGGCTCTCCGGAGTGGTCCCGGCCGACCACGTGGTGCCCGGCATCGTGTGGTGCACCGCCGAGGCGATCACGGACGACGACGTCGTGGTCCGCGCAGGCGACCAGCGGATCGAGGTGCCCGCCGCGGACGGGATCGGGGCCTCGTTCGCCGGGTCGTTCCTGCGGATCGAACCGGTCGCCGACTTCACCACCGCGATGTGGGTCAAGCTCGTCTACAACGCGGTGGTCGCGGTCGAGGCCCTCACCGGCCGCCGCGCCGAGGTGTTCTCCGATCCGGGGATCCGCCGGCTCGCCCGCGACCTCGCCGCCGAGTGCGCCGCCGTCGCGCGGGCGGCGGGGGCGGTGCTGCCCGACGGTTTCGCCGACGAGGTCGTCGACCACCTGGCGGCGCTCCCGCCCGACCACGGGACCTCGATCCTCTACGACCGGCAAGCGGGCAGGCCCCTCGAATGGGATGCCCGCAACGGCGTGATCACCCGGATCGGCGCAAGCCACGGCGTCCCCACACCGATCAGCGACGTGCTGGTGCCACTACTGGCGGCGGCGAGCGCCCCTGGTGTCGCGGATCCGCTCGACCGTGCACATCGCGCGGCGACGGTGCACACGGCAGGACGTGTGCACGGTGGTCCGGAGGTGTGCACCGCCTAGACGTGTCACTGGGTGACCGTCCAGCCGCCGTCCACCGGCACCAGCGCGCCGTTGACGTAGCTCGCCAGCGGGGAGAGCAGGAAGAGCACCACCCACGCGATCTCGTCGGGACGGGCCATCCGGTGCAGCGGCACCCGCCCGAGCACCCGCTGCCCGACGTCGCCAGGAGCGAAGCCGGCGAGGCGCGGGGTGTCGGTCATGCCGGGCGCCACAGCGTTGCTGCGCACGTCGTCGCTGCGGTAGGCGGCGAGATGCCGGGTCCACCCCGCGATGGCCGACTTGGACGCGCAGTACCAGTCGGACGCGGTGCCGATCACGTTGCCGGCCACCGACGCGATGTTGACCAGCGAGGCGCCCTCGGGGGCGCCGGGGGTGAGCCAGCTGTCGACCATCCGCCGCATGCTCCCCACTGAGACGACGAGCGCCTCGTCGAAGTCCAGCTCGACCGCGGACGACGGGCCTGCGTTGTTCACCAGGTGCCGGACGACACCGAGCTCGCGGCTGCGCACGAACCCGGCCTCGACGTGCTCGGGCACGGTCACGTCCGCTGTGACCGCGAGGGCCCGCCCACCTGCCTTCTCGATCTCGGTCGCGGTGTCGGCGACGGTCGCGCCGTCGCGGTCCCACGCGGCGACGGTGAGTCCCAGCTCCGCGGCGTGCACGGCGGTGGCCCGGCCGATGCCGCTGCCGGCGCCCGTGACGACCACGACGTCGCCCGGTGTGAACCCGAACCGCGGTGCACTCATGCGTTCTCCTAGACCCCGTAGCCGCCGTCGACGTCGAGCTTC encodes:
- a CDS encoding 2-oxoacid:acceptor oxidoreductase family protein translates to MQVLLIGIGGQGIQLIGKTLALAATNEGRHAMLAADYGGEMRGGPSNASVVIGDEPLRSLPILPSAGAAIVASHKFTGPVPERLRPGGLLLVNSSIVDGSVGRATHRVVEVPATSMAAELGAPQAGGFVLLGAFNRLTGLVTHDGLVGAMTSLLPPYRAQHAAKNAEALAAGAAAVAEQAVAS
- a CDS encoding ferredoxin family protein; translation: MRESRGTVVIDIERCKGCELCISACPPNVLLMSGEVNETGYRYPLLQQGCTGCTACQMVCPDQVFEVYRLGVR
- a CDS encoding MFS transporter, which gives rise to MRARTFLAVNLGNALEWYDWAIFAIFAVYFADDFFDAGSSVSNLLSTLAVFAAGFVMRPLGGVVFGRIADRRGRGFVLVLTMSLVAACSILLAISPTYAQVGLLASGWLFLSRCVQGFAHGGELGGSYTYIAEVARPHNRGLWGSTIVMSTVAGTVLATLVGALLRAGLPQEQMASWGWRIPFVIGGLLGLLALWMRRNLREPEVFAAQPPDHTGPSLWEQRGSLLRVVAIVAGTTLFNYVWSVSAPAYAISFHGVDDAAALWVGVVANVVFMAALPAAAIVSERFGRRFNLVVWGVGVAVLAFPLSALLGPSPASLLLAMCLALVLQSLGASIQVAWFAELFTTRSRATGVGLAVSVSAALFGGTAPYLNAWLTARGTPGYFTAYTIVLALVCVAAAALTPETRGTDLGTDSDERRVRWNLSDERAARRKGIGA
- a CDS encoding SDR family NAD(P)-dependent oxidoreductase, encoding MSAPRFGFTPGDVVVVTGAGSGIGRATAVHAAELGLTVAAWDRDGATVADTATEIEKAGGRALAVTADVTVPEHVEAGFVRSRELGVVRHLVNNAGPSSAVELDFDEALVVSVGSMRRMVDSWLTPGAPEGASLVNIASVAGNVIGTASDWYCASKSAIAGWTRHLAAYRSDDVRSNAVAPGMTDTPRLAGFAPGDVGQRVLGRVPLHRMARPDEIAWVVLFLLSPLASYVNGALVPVDGGWTVTQ
- a CDS encoding thiamine pyrophosphate-dependent enzyme, translating into MTQDLELVPTDRPPDGARKVADFRPSLMLGEHSLCPGCGEPVALRILLETLQDLGIVQRSIGVVGHGCYGSFVRIMDVDVLQCLHGRAPSCATGIKRMRPEAAVFTMQGDGDMVNEGLQEVLHTAARGEDVTAILLNNGVFGDTGGQQTATTVLGQRTKTSIEGRDAGRHGHPIPVADLVARLDGVAYVARGAVGTAGSVARTKRMIRTAFESQLAGEGFSLVEILTMCPTGWFVGAPQGPDYMAESMEQVYPLGELRSRKGAA
- a CDS encoding 2-dehydropantoate 2-reductase → MGVGAVGAVTAAALEEAGRHEVLLCVRRPRPAPTVRWEEGGRHRLRAPLLTDPAQAGGPVDLVVLAVKAHQTAGASAWLRRLRTDGTPVLVLQNGVEHAERLSGVVPADHVVPGIVWCTAEAITDDDVVVRAGDQRIEVPAADGIGASFAGSFLRIEPVADFTTAMWVKLVYNAVVAVEALTGRRAEVFSDPGIRRLARDLAAECAAVARAAGAVLPDGFADEVVDHLAALPPDHGTSILYDRQAGRPLEWDARNGVITRIGASHGVPTPISDVLVPLLAAASAPGVADPLDRAHRAATVHTAGRVHGGPEVCTA
- a CDS encoding GntR family transcriptional regulator — its product is MAGLTPAEARSRLVRIKTSDAVADHILDLLFAGELRAGDRIDIDGMAEGLGVSRAPVREALVMLERDGLVEIRYHRGAFVAGFDATAVRESFELYALLSALTSRRVAARRDEAVLAGLRAAIADVEAAGSVEEFEERAREYRRLVNVAVAGSRLRAVLRTFGGLVPAASRLSMPRSLDDERRLLRAEHEAIERGDPDAAAAAVVDHIGMLGELAVHTLRQRGVIGDEDSGGAPRSDALRALAALEGR